The Thermonema lapsum genome window below encodes:
- the rpsA gene encoding 30S ribosomal protein S1, giving the protein MSNQPIENFNWEELENKKKFADATFSGAKEEELAKLYEQSLSQINEKEVVTGTVVSITDRDVVINIGFKSDGLVPLTEFRDMPDLKPGDQVEVYVEKAEDQNGQVQLSRKKAKLVRAWEKISEAYENDLVVEGIVKRRTKGGLVIDLYGIECFLPGSQIDVKPIRDFDAFVGKKMELKVVKVNYSNDNVVVSHKVLIEKDLEEQRQQILNNLERGQVLEGVIKNMTNFGVFIDLGGVDGLLHITDISWGRISHPSELLELDQKVKVVVLDFDEEKKRISLGMKQLTPHPWDSLPEDIQVGSRVKGKIVNVADYGAFLEIMPGVEGLIHVSEMSWSQHLRNPQDFLKVGDEVEAVVLTLDREERKMSLGIKQLTEDPWTRPEIPTKYAVGTVHKGIVRNMTNYGLFLELEEGIDGLVHVSDLSWTQKIKHPSEFIQVGEELEVKVLEFDLENRRIALGHKQLQPDPWNAIEERYAVGSTHKGKVVNVNEKGAVVELEENVEGFCPKRELTKEDGSLPKEGDKLDFVVLELSKGERRIVLSHVKTYTPEDKVVEEKLNKKEENKVTLGDLEELSNLKEQMEKGKEQGKK; this is encoded by the coding sequence ATGAGTAATCAACCAATCGAAAATTTTAACTGGGAAGAACTCGAGAACAAAAAGAAATTCGCCGACGCAACCTTCTCGGGAGCCAAAGAAGAGGAGTTGGCGAAGCTTTATGAGCAGTCGCTCAGCCAAATCAACGAAAAAGAAGTGGTAACCGGTACGGTAGTAAGCATCACCGACCGTGACGTAGTTATCAACATAGGCTTCAAGTCCGATGGCTTGGTGCCTTTGACTGAATTCCGCGACATGCCCGATTTGAAACCCGGCGACCAAGTGGAGGTATATGTGGAGAAGGCAGAAGACCAAAACGGGCAGGTGCAGTTGTCGCGCAAAAAAGCCAAGTTGGTACGCGCTTGGGAGAAAATCTCGGAAGCTTACGAAAACGACTTGGTAGTAGAAGGTATAGTGAAGCGCCGTACCAAAGGTGGTTTGGTCATTGACCTCTACGGCATTGAGTGTTTCTTGCCCGGTTCTCAAATAGACGTGAAGCCTATCCGCGACTTCGATGCTTTCGTGGGCAAGAAAATGGAACTGAAAGTAGTAAAAGTAAACTACTCGAACGATAACGTAGTAGTATCGCATAAAGTACTCATTGAAAAAGATCTCGAAGAGCAGCGTCAGCAAATCCTCAACAACTTGGAGCGTGGTCAGGTACTCGAAGGGGTTATCAAAAACATGACCAACTTCGGGGTGTTCATCGACCTGGGTGGGGTAGATGGTCTGTTGCACATCACCGACATCTCTTGGGGTCGCATCAGCCATCCTTCTGAGTTGCTCGAACTCGACCAGAAGGTAAAAGTGGTTGTGTTGGACTTCGACGAGGAAAAAAAGCGCATCTCTTTGGGCATGAAGCAGCTGACCCCGCATCCGTGGGATTCGCTGCCTGAAGATATCCAAGTAGGTTCGCGTGTGAAAGGTAAGATTGTGAATGTAGCTGACTACGGCGCATTCCTCGAAATCATGCCCGGCGTAGAAGGATTGATTCACGTATCGGAAATGTCGTGGTCGCAGCACCTGCGCAACCCACAAGACTTCCTGAAAGTAGGCGACGAGGTGGAAGCCGTAGTGCTCACTCTGGACCGCGAAGAGCGCAAAATGTCTCTGGGTATCAAACAGCTGACCGAAGATCCTTGGACTCGCCCCGAAATCCCCACCAAGTATGCCGTAGGTACCGTGCACAAAGGTATTGTGCGCAACATGACCAACTATGGGCTCTTCTTGGAGCTGGAAGAAGGCATCGATGGTTTGGTACACGTATCGGACCTATCTTGGACTCAAAAAATCAAACACCCTTCTGAGTTTATCCAAGTAGGGGAAGAGCTCGAAGTGAAAGTATTAGAATTCGACCTTGAAAACCGTCGCATCGCTCTCGGACACAAGCAGCTGCAGCCCGACCCGTGGAATGCCATTGAAGAGCGCTATGCCGTAGGCAGCACACACAAAGGCAAGGTGGTGAACGTAAACGAGAAAGGCGCAGTAGTAGAGCTCGAAGAAAATGTGGAAGGCTTCTGCCCCAAACGCGAATTGACCAAAGAAGACGGCTCACTGCCCAAAGAAGGAGATAAGCTCGACTTCGTTGTGCTTGAGCTCTCAAAGGGTGAGCGCCGCATTGTCCTTTCTCATGTGAAAACCTATACTCCCGAAGACAAAGTGGTAGAAGAAAAGCTCAACAAAAAAGAAGAAAACAAAGTGACATTGGGTGATTTGGAAGAGCTTTCTAATCTGAAAGAGCAAATGGAGAAAGGAAAAGAACAAGGAAAAAAGTAG
- the lysS gene encoding lysine--tRNA ligase produces MQVLSEQEILRRQKLEELKKLGIDPYPAEPFPVNVVVEDIKQNYEKRKTDYKNVSLAGRIMSFRIMGKASFAELQDSTGRIQIYVNRDEICPGEDKTLYNTVFKKLLDIGDIIGVQGYVFTTQTGEISIHVKSFKLLAKSLRPLPIVKEVRDEQGNVKTYDAFTDPEQRYRMRYVDLIVNPHVRDIFRKRTKLVNVMREYFNSKGYLEVETPILQPIYGGASARPFKTHHNALDMTLYLRIANELYLKRLIVGGFDGVYEFSKDFRNEGMSRFHNPEFTQVELYVAYKDYYWMMDLVEELIEKIAIELHGDTKVQVGEHVIDFARPWKRFTMYEAIEHFTGIDISEMDEQQLRATAEKLGVEVDDTMGKGKIIDEIFGEKCEPFLIQPTFIMDYPIEMSPLAKKHRSKPGLVERFELICNGKEVCNSFTELNDPIDQRKRFEEQLELGKRGDDEAMVLDEDFLRALEFGMPPTAGLGIGIDRLSMIMTNSHSIQEVILFPHMRPEKRIQYATKEDYLSVGVPEALIPVLQKAGIMTLEQLAEASVNKLHNDVCGLRKKMKVEVANPSQEEVAAWIHHAQEKVSASKKEEGTAS; encoded by the coding sequence ATGCAAGTACTAAGCGAACAGGAGATTTTACGCCGTCAAAAGCTTGAAGAGCTCAAAAAACTGGGCATAGACCCTTATCCGGCAGAGCCTTTTCCGGTGAACGTAGTAGTAGAGGATATAAAACAAAACTACGAGAAGCGAAAGACCGACTATAAAAATGTGAGTCTTGCGGGGCGCATCATGAGCTTCCGCATCATGGGAAAAGCTTCTTTTGCCGAATTGCAAGACTCCACCGGGCGCATTCAGATATATGTGAACCGCGATGAAATATGCCCCGGTGAGGATAAAACATTGTATAACACGGTATTCAAGAAACTGCTCGATATTGGCGACATCATCGGGGTACAGGGGTATGTATTTACAACGCAGACAGGGGAAATATCCATTCACGTAAAAAGCTTCAAACTGCTGGCTAAGTCTTTGCGTCCCTTGCCTATAGTGAAAGAAGTGCGCGACGAGCAAGGCAATGTAAAAACCTATGACGCCTTTACCGACCCCGAGCAACGTTACCGCATGCGCTACGTGGATTTGATTGTCAACCCGCATGTGCGGGACATCTTCCGTAAGCGCACCAAATTGGTGAACGTCATGCGGGAATACTTCAATTCCAAAGGATACCTTGAAGTAGAAACTCCCATCTTGCAGCCCATTTATGGAGGTGCCAGTGCGCGCCCCTTCAAAACCCATCACAATGCGCTGGACATGACCCTCTACCTGCGCATTGCCAATGAGCTCTACCTCAAACGCCTGATTGTGGGAGGCTTCGACGGTGTCTATGAATTTTCAAAAGACTTCCGTAACGAGGGGATGAGTCGCTTCCACAACCCCGAATTCACGCAAGTGGAATTATATGTAGCCTATAAAGATTACTATTGGATGATGGATTTGGTGGAAGAGCTCATAGAAAAAATAGCTATTGAGCTGCATGGCGACACCAAAGTGCAGGTAGGAGAACATGTCATCGACTTTGCACGTCCGTGGAAGCGCTTTACTATGTATGAAGCCATTGAGCATTTTACTGGCATTGATATTTCGGAAATGGATGAGCAGCAATTGCGTGCAACTGCCGAAAAGCTGGGGGTGGAAGTGGACGACACCATGGGCAAAGGCAAAATCATCGATGAAATATTCGGTGAGAAGTGCGAGCCTTTCTTGATTCAACCCACCTTTATCATGGACTATCCCATTGAGATGTCGCCTTTGGCGAAAAAACACCGCAGCAAACCCGGCTTGGTAGAGCGCTTCGAGCTGATTTGCAACGGAAAAGAAGTATGTAATTCATTCACCGAGCTGAATGACCCCATAGACCAGCGCAAGCGCTTCGAAGAACAGTTGGAGTTGGGCAAACGCGGCGATGACGAAGCCATGGTCTTGGATGAGGACTTTCTGCGTGCTTTGGAGTTTGGCATGCCGCCCACGGCAGGTTTGGGTATTGGTATCGACCGTCTGAGCATGATAATGACCAACTCGCACTCTATCCAAGAGGTGATTCTCTTCCCACATATGCGCCCCGAAAAGCGCATTCAATATGCTACCAAAGAAGATTACTTGTCGGTAGGAGTGCCGGAAGCCCTGATTCCTGTTTTGCAGAAAGCCGGCATCATGACCTTAGAACAGTTGGCTGAAGCTTCGGTGAATAAGCTGCACAACGATGTGTGTGGCTTGCGGAAAAAGATGAAGGTAGAGGTCGCCAATCCTTCACAGGAAGAAGTGGCAGCTTGGATACATCATGCACAGGAAAAAGTATCGGCTTCTAAAAAAGAAGAAGGAACTGCCTCTTGA
- the dnaK gene encoding molecular chaperone DnaK, producing MGKIIGIDLGTTNSCVAVMEGNEPVVIINDEGKRTTPSVVAFLDSGERKVGAPAKRQAITNPKRTITGIKRFMGKRYSEVLDEVKRVPYEVVQGPNDTPRVKIDDRTYTPQEISAMILQKMKQIAEDYLGQEVTEAVITVPAYFNDAERQATKEAGEIAGLKVRRIINEPTAAALAYGLDKKGKEMTVAVYDLGGGTFDISILEMGDGVFEVKATNGDTHLGGEDFDQRIIDWLAEEFMKEHPGVDLRKDAMALQRLKEAAENAKIELSSSTQAEINLPYITIINNQPQNLIRTLTRAKFEQLIDDLIEKTMEPCRLALQQAGLKPSDIDEVILVGGSTRIPKIQEVVEKFFGKKPSKGVNPDEVVAVGAAIQGGVLTGEVKDVLLLDVIPLSLGIETVGGVFTKLIEAGTTIPTKKTEIFSTASDNQTSVEIHVLQGERPLAKDNKTIGRFHLDGIPPAPRGVPQIEVTFDVDADGILHVSAKDKATGKEQKIRIEASSGLTQQEIERMKREAEMNAEADRREKERIEKMNAADAMIYQTEKQLKEFGDKLSEANKSKINAALQELRSAYEQKDVAAIDAALAKLNQTWQAASTEMYQGGPQQNGAADQQKKTSGADDVTDVDFEEVK from the coding sequence ATGGGAAAAATTATTGGCATTGACTTAGGTACTACCAACTCTTGCGTAGCTGTAATGGAGGGCAACGAGCCTGTAGTAATCATAAATGACGAAGGCAAGCGCACTACCCCTTCGGTAGTGGCATTTCTTGACAGCGGAGAACGCAAAGTAGGAGCACCTGCCAAACGGCAAGCCATCACCAACCCAAAACGTACCATTACCGGTATCAAGCGTTTTATGGGTAAACGCTACTCCGAGGTATTGGATGAGGTGAAGCGCGTGCCCTATGAAGTGGTGCAGGGTCCGAACGATACACCCCGCGTGAAAATCGACGACCGCACCTATACCCCCCAAGAAATCTCTGCTATGATTCTGCAAAAAATGAAGCAAATAGCAGAAGACTACTTGGGACAAGAAGTAACTGAGGCGGTTATTACCGTACCTGCCTACTTCAACGACGCCGAGCGTCAGGCTACCAAAGAAGCTGGTGAAATTGCCGGTTTGAAAGTGCGTCGCATCATCAACGAGCCTACTGCCGCTGCTTTGGCTTACGGGCTGGACAAAAAAGGCAAAGAGATGACCGTTGCCGTCTATGACCTTGGCGGCGGTACCTTCGACATCTCTATCCTAGAAATGGGCGATGGCGTATTTGAAGTAAAAGCCACTAATGGTGATACCCACTTGGGTGGTGAAGACTTCGACCAGCGTATCATCGACTGGTTGGCAGAGGAGTTCATGAAAGAACATCCGGGCGTGGACTTGCGCAAAGATGCCATGGCATTGCAACGCCTGAAAGAAGCTGCCGAAAATGCCAAAATTGAGCTTTCGTCTTCGACCCAAGCCGAAATCAACCTGCCCTATATAACCATCATCAACAACCAGCCGCAAAACCTGATTCGCACGCTTACTCGTGCCAAGTTTGAGCAGCTGATTGATGACCTCATCGAGAAAACCATGGAGCCTTGCCGCTTGGCGCTCCAGCAAGCCGGCTTAAAGCCTTCCGACATCGACGAGGTGATATTGGTAGGTGGTTCTACCCGTATTCCTAAAATACAAGAAGTAGTAGAGAAGTTCTTTGGCAAAAAGCCGAGCAAAGGCGTGAACCCCGATGAAGTGGTAGCTGTAGGGGCTGCTATTCAGGGTGGTGTGCTTACTGGCGAAGTGAAAGATGTACTGCTGTTGGACGTAATACCTTTGTCTTTGGGTATCGAAACAGTAGGGGGCGTGTTCACCAAGCTGATTGAAGCCGGTACGACCATCCCTACTAAGAAAACAGAGATATTCTCCACAGCATCCGATAACCAGACTTCGGTGGAAATTCACGTGCTGCAAGGCGAGCGCCCGCTGGCAAAAGACAACAAAACCATCGGACGCTTCCACCTGGACGGCATTCCGCCTGCACCGCGTGGTGTGCCTCAAATAGAAGTTACCTTCGACGTGGACGCCGACGGCATCTTGCATGTATCGGCAAAAGACAAAGCAACCGGCAAAGAACAAAAAATACGCATCGAGGCTTCGAGTGGCTTGACGCAACAAGAAATCGAGCGCATGAAGCGCGAAGCTGAAATGAATGCCGAAGCCGACCGTCGCGAAAAAGAACGCATCGAGAAGATGAACGCCGCCGACGCTATGATTTACCAAACCGAAAAGCAATTGAAAGAGTTTGGGGATAAGTTATCGGAGGCGAATAAAAGCAAAATCAATGCGGCTTTGCAAGAGTTGCGTTCGGCTTATGAGCAAAAAGACGTGGCTGCCATCGATGCTGCCTTAGCTAAGCTAAATCAAACATGGCAAGCTGCTTCTACTGAAATGTATCAAGGTGGACCGCAGCAAAATGGCGCTGCTGACCAACAAAAGAAAACAAGCGGTGCCGACGACGTAACCGATGTGGACTTTGAAGAAGTAAAGTAA
- a CDS encoding DUF6048 family protein: MLYGFSSEQIKFAYLVLLLVVLLPDSGMTQSRGLSLGIDLFGALRGQLPGSQIQRYEGVAEYHNKAAWVAYAELGSEQFLSKQDEQSLGQYDAQGSYGRLGVAYNLLKSTLSSGEMLRVGIGHARSFTTEQLQSTLVSPVFGNNALRLAQQTEAQWWELSLALRARAWRFLMLGFTARYQVALKVKEADSFSNYYVAGYGRADKNRFGFAYQLLFHLPFKKP, encoded by the coding sequence TTGTTATACGGCTTTTCATCCGAGCAAATTAAATTTGCTTACCTTGTCTTACTTTTGGTGGTGCTGCTGCCCGACAGTGGCATGACACAAAGTCGGGGGCTGTCGTTAGGTATAGATTTGTTTGGTGCCCTCCGTGGGCAGCTACCCGGCAGTCAAATACAGCGATACGAAGGAGTGGCAGAGTATCACAATAAAGCAGCATGGGTAGCTTACGCAGAGCTTGGCTCTGAGCAGTTCCTCTCGAAACAAGACGAGCAGTCGTTGGGACAATACGACGCCCAAGGAAGTTATGGCAGGCTGGGAGTTGCCTATAATCTGCTGAAAAGTACACTTTCTTCGGGCGAAATGCTGCGCGTAGGCATAGGACATGCACGCTCTTTTACCACAGAGCAGCTGCAAAGTACTTTAGTAAGCCCGGTGTTTGGTAATAACGCTCTGCGCCTTGCTCAGCAAACGGAAGCCCAATGGTGGGAACTCAGCTTGGCGCTGCGTGCACGTGCCTGGCGCTTCCTGATGCTGGGTTTCACTGCGCGTTATCAGGTGGCTTTGAAGGTAAAAGAAGCAGATAGCTTCTCTAACTATTATGTGGCAGGCTATGGGCGCGCAGACAAAAACCGCTTCGGGTTTGCTTATCAGCTGCTGTTTCACCTACCATTCAAGAAGCCATAA
- a CDS encoding YcxB family protein: MIVKTKKYQLDPKEFRRLGMRRILRTQWWLPASIFAGIIVLNLLLNLVYPNLWIYFLAPLGVLLWWLFWYAQFTGIPYMEQNKPMFERLSYEISSQHILIKKNPKEGMVLKWDMIKGAEKLKDGYLLLMGKVQFLWFPFSVFQSEKDIKFVEVLLKRKELLREKRHPETVSAK; encoded by the coding sequence ATGATAGTAAAAACGAAAAAGTACCAATTAGACCCCAAAGAATTTCGGCGTCTGGGCATGCGGCGTATCCTGCGCACTCAATGGTGGTTACCGGCTTCTATATTTGCTGGCATCATCGTGCTGAACCTACTGCTCAACCTTGTTTATCCTAACCTATGGATTTACTTCTTGGCTCCTTTGGGCGTGTTGCTGTGGTGGCTGTTCTGGTATGCGCAGTTCACAGGCATCCCCTACATGGAACAAAATAAACCTATGTTTGAGCGCCTAAGCTATGAAATCAGCAGCCAACACATTCTCATCAAAAAGAACCCAAAAGAAGGCATGGTGCTCAAGTGGGACATGATAAAAGGCGCAGAAAAACTCAAAGACGGCTACCTGCTGCTCATGGGCAAAGTCCAATTCCTGTGGTTTCCTTTTTCGGTGTTTCAGTCAGAAAAAGACATCAAGTTCGTGGAAGTGTTGCTGAAGCGCAAAGAGCTTTTGCGAGAGAAAAGGCATCCAGAAACCGTCAGTGCAAAATAA
- a CDS encoding DUF2141 domain-containing protein, with product MNHFIVSIFQFILLMSSSHEKYNPNCGKLHIEITNLRNQQGHVLVSLFAEEGKKGFPEEAAQAYRKAKVPIENLKAVVDFENLPYGTYAVAVMHDENDNGKMDKNFLGVPIEGFAFSNNVRPVFGAPSFQKAAFELNRSSKSLLIKMLYF from the coding sequence ATGAATCATTTCATAGTCAGCATCTTTCAATTCATATTGCTCATGAGTAGCTCTCACGAAAAGTATAACCCAAATTGCGGCAAGCTGCACATAGAAATCACCAATCTGCGCAACCAGCAGGGGCATGTGTTGGTGAGTCTTTTTGCCGAAGAGGGTAAAAAAGGATTCCCCGAAGAAGCGGCACAAGCCTATCGCAAAGCCAAAGTGCCTATAGAGAACTTAAAGGCGGTCGTGGATTTTGAAAATCTGCCCTATGGCACCTATGCCGTAGCCGTAATGCACGACGAGAACGATAACGGCAAGATGGATAAAAACTTTTTGGGAGTTCCCATCGAAGGCTTTGCTTTTTCGAACAATGTGCGCCCGGTGTTTGGTGCACCTTCGTTTCAAAAAGCTGCCTTTGAACTCAACCGCAGCAGCAAAAGTCTTTTGATTAAGATGCTTTATTTTTAG
- the nadC gene encoding carboxylating nicotinate-nucleotide diphosphorylase: protein MKRPDYIQKETILRLIDLAIQEDVGEGDHSTLASVPADAQKEAILVMKTAGVIAGVELADWIFHRIDPQLQVKAHAQDGDYVKRGDVVMQVSGAARSILQAERLVLNCMQRMSGIATKTRYLVSLIKDTGATLLDTRKTTPNFRLFEKWAVYIGGGQNHRMGLYDMMMLKDNHIDYAGGIRQALVAADAYRQKLGKPIQIEIETRNLEEVKEVLAVGIADIIMLDNMSTEQMRQAVQLINGRMKVEASGNINEQTIRAVAECGVDYISVGSLTHSYQSLDISLKAVK, encoded by the coding sequence GTGAAAAGACCCGACTACATCCAAAAAGAAACCATCCTTCGCCTTATAGACTTAGCAATACAGGAAGATGTCGGCGAAGGCGACCACTCTACCTTAGCTTCCGTACCGGCAGATGCCCAAAAGGAAGCTATTTTAGTAATGAAAACCGCTGGTGTAATTGCCGGTGTGGAGCTTGCCGACTGGATTTTTCATCGTATCGACCCTCAACTGCAAGTGAAAGCCCACGCACAAGATGGCGACTACGTAAAGAGGGGCGATGTAGTGATGCAGGTAAGTGGCGCGGCGCGTTCTATATTGCAAGCCGAGCGGCTGGTGCTCAACTGCATGCAGCGCATGAGCGGCATTGCTACCAAAACCCGTTATCTGGTGTCGTTGATAAAAGACACAGGTGCTACCTTGCTCGATACTCGTAAAACCACCCCCAATTTCCGCCTCTTCGAAAAATGGGCTGTGTATATTGGCGGCGGGCAAAACCACCGCATGGGGCTCTACGACATGATGATGCTCAAAGACAATCATATAGATTATGCCGGCGGCATACGCCAAGCTCTTGTGGCTGCCGACGCCTACCGTCAAAAACTGGGCAAGCCCATCCAAATAGAAATAGAGACTCGCAACCTCGAAGAGGTCAAAGAGGTATTGGCAGTCGGCATTGCCGACATCATCATGCTTGACAACATGTCCACTGAACAAATGCGCCAAGCTGTGCAGCTCATCAACGGGCGCATGAAAGTAGAAGCTTCCGGCAACATCAACGAGCAGACCATACGGGCAGTAGCCGAATGTGGCGTAGATTACATTTCAGTAGGCAGCCTCACGCACTCCTATCAAAGTTTAGACATCAGTTTAAAAGCAGTAAAGTAA
- the carB gene encoding carbamoyl-phosphate synthase large subunit, with translation MPKRNDIKSVLIIGSGPIVIGQACEFDYSGSQAARSLREEGIEVILINSNPATIMTDPVTADHVYLLPLEKDSIVHILERHKIDAVLPTMGGQTALNLAMKCHKLGIWEKYGVEMIGVNTDAIETTENREAFRKRMIELGVHVCQGETADSFLKGKEIAQKIGFPLVIRPSYTLGGSGGGFVSNPEEFNEALTRGLKASPTHEVLIEQSIWGWKEYELELLRDNNGNVIIICSIENFDPMGVHTGDSITVAPAMTLSDKVYQEMRDQAIKVMNGIGHFAGGCNIQFAVNPATDELICIEVNPRVSRSSALASKATGYPIAKVAAKLAIGYNLDELKNQITKTTSAYFEPAIDYVIVKIPRWNFEKFQGSKDSLGLQMKSVGEAMGIGRNFQEALQKACQSLEIKRNGLGADGKELTDQQAILHSLANPNSKRLFHIYDAFKLGIPFKTIQKLTKIDPWFLHQIEELVQLEKEIQRYELHNIPRKLLLEAKKRGYADRQIAHLLRCLESEVYKRRKELGIERQFKLVDTCAAEFEAQTPYYYSTFAETPEGSQELRQEVNESKVSKRKKVVILGSGPNRIGQGIEFDYCCVHGVLAAKECGYETIMINCNPETVSTDFDVADKLYFEPVFWEHIYDIIQHEKPEGVIVQLGGQTALKLAEKLNRYGIPILGTSYESLDLAEDRGKFSELLRSLNIPYPKFGVVEDANQAAELAKELDFPLLVRPSYVLGGQSMKIVINEEELEQHVVDILNEIPNNRILLDHFLEGAIEAEADAICDGEEVYIIGIMEHIEPAGIHSGDSNAVLPAFSLGPLVIEQIELYTKKIALALNTVGLINIQFAIKDNKVYVIEANPRASRTVPFICKAYQEPYVNYATKIMLGEKRIKDFTFNPKRKGYAIKMPVFSFEKFPNVNKELGPEMKSTGEAIYFIENLQDEVFQRLYEERNLYLSR, from the coding sequence ATGCCAAAACGCAACGACATCAAATCCGTCCTGATTATTGGCTCTGGTCCCATCGTCATAGGGCAAGCCTGCGAATTTGACTACTCGGGCTCACAAGCAGCCCGCTCGCTGCGCGAAGAGGGCATCGAGGTGATTCTCATCAACTCCAACCCCGCCACCATCATGACCGACCCTGTGACGGCAGACCATGTGTATCTGCTCCCCCTCGAAAAAGACTCTATCGTTCATATCCTCGAACGGCACAAGATAGACGCCGTGCTCCCCACGATGGGAGGGCAAACAGCCCTCAATTTGGCAATGAAATGCCATAAGCTGGGCATCTGGGAAAAATATGGCGTAGAGATGATAGGCGTAAACACCGACGCCATAGAAACCACCGAAAACCGCGAAGCCTTCCGTAAACGTATGATTGAGTTGGGCGTGCATGTGTGTCAAGGGGAAACCGCCGACTCTTTCCTCAAAGGCAAAGAGATAGCCCAAAAGATAGGCTTTCCTTTGGTCATTCGCCCCTCTTACACCTTAGGCGGCAGCGGTGGCGGTTTTGTAAGCAACCCCGAAGAGTTCAACGAAGCCCTGACCCGCGGCTTGAAAGCCTCGCCCACGCATGAGGTGCTCATAGAACAAAGCATCTGGGGATGGAAAGAGTATGAGTTAGAACTGCTACGCGACAACAACGGCAATGTCATCATCATCTGCTCCATAGAAAACTTTGACCCTATGGGCGTACACACCGGCGATTCTATCACTGTGGCGCCGGCAATGACCCTTTCCGACAAAGTGTATCAAGAGATGCGCGACCAAGCCATCAAGGTCATGAACGGCATCGGTCATTTTGCCGGGGGATGCAACATACAGTTTGCTGTGAACCCTGCCACCGATGAGCTCATATGCATAGAAGTGAACCCACGGGTGTCGCGTTCCTCAGCACTGGCAAGTAAAGCCACCGGTTACCCCATTGCTAAGGTAGCTGCCAAGCTGGCAATAGGCTACAACTTAGATGAGCTCAAAAACCAAATCACCAAAACCACTTCGGCATACTTTGAACCTGCCATCGACTACGTGATTGTCAAAATCCCTCGCTGGAATTTTGAGAAGTTCCAAGGCTCAAAAGACAGCCTCGGCTTACAGATGAAATCGGTGGGCGAAGCCATGGGCATAGGACGCAACTTTCAAGAAGCCTTGCAGAAAGCCTGTCAGTCGCTCGAAATCAAGCGAAACGGTTTGGGCGCCGACGGCAAGGAACTCACCGACCAACAAGCCATCCTTCACAGCCTTGCAAACCCCAACTCCAAGCGCCTGTTCCATATTTATGATGCCTTCAAACTGGGCATCCCTTTTAAGACCATACAGAAGCTCACCAAGATAGACCCTTGGTTCTTGCATCAGATAGAAGAGCTGGTGCAACTGGAAAAAGAAATACAGCGCTACGAACTGCACAACATACCGCGCAAACTGCTGCTCGAAGCTAAAAAGCGCGGTTATGCCGACCGTCAGATAGCCCATTTGCTGCGCTGCCTCGAGAGCGAAGTGTACAAACGCCGTAAAGAGCTGGGCATCGAACGACAGTTCAAGTTGGTGGACACCTGCGCCGCCGAATTTGAAGCCCAAACCCCCTACTATTACTCCACTTTTGCCGAGACTCCCGAAGGCAGCCAAGAGCTGCGTCAAGAGGTGAACGAATCGAAGGTAAGCAAGCGCAAGAAGGTGGTCATACTGGGCTCAGGACCCAACCGCATTGGGCAAGGTATTGAGTTTGACTATTGTTGTGTACATGGTGTGCTTGCTGCCAAAGAATGTGGTTACGAAACCATCATGATTAACTGTAACCCCGAAACGGTTTCTACCGACTTCGACGTAGCCGACAAACTCTACTTTGAACCCGTCTTCTGGGAACACATCTACGACATCATTCAGCACGAAAAGCCGGAGGGCGTCATTGTACAGCTGGGTGGACAGACAGCACTCAAATTGGCTGAAAAACTCAACCGCTATGGCATCCCCATTTTGGGTACTTCTTATGAATCGCTTGATTTGGCAGAGGACCGCGGCAAATTCTCCGAGCTGCTTCGTTCGCTCAACATACCCTACCCTAAATTTGGGGTAGTAGAAGATGCCAACCAAGCGGCTGAATTAGCCAAAGAGCTGGATTTCCCCTTGCTGGTGCGCCCATCTTATGTGTTAGGCGGACAAAGCATGAAGATTGTCATCAACGAAGAAGAACTTGAGCAGCATGTGGTCGATATTCTCAATGAAATTCCTAATAACCGCATCTTGCTTGACCATTTCTTAGAAGGCGCTATCGAAGCCGAAGCCGACGCTATCTGCGACGGCGAGGAGGTTTATATTATTGGCATCATGGAACACATAGAGCCTGCCGGTATCCACTCTGGCGACTCCAATGCCGTGCTGCCTGCCTTCTCGCTGGGTCCGTTGGTGATTGAGCAAATAGAGCTTTACACAAAAAAAATAGCTTTGGCACTCAATACTGTGGGGCTTATCAACATACAGTTTGCCATCAAAGACAACAAAGTGTATGTGATAGAAGCAAATCCACGAGCCTCGCGCACGGTGCCCTTCATTTGCAAAGCATACCAAGAGCCGTATGTCAACTACGCTACCAAAATCATGTTGGGCGAGAAGCGAATCAAAGACTTCACATTCAATCCGAAAAGAAAAGGCTATGCCATCAAGATGCCGGTCTTCTCGTTTGAGAAGTTTCCGAACGTAAACAAAGAGTTGGGACCAGAAATGAAATCTACCGGTGAAGCCATCTACTTCATCGAAAACCTGCAGGATGAAGTGTTTCAGCGCCTTTATGAAGAACGCAATCTTTATTTGAGCCGCTAA